The Diospyros lotus cultivar Yz01 chromosome 15, ASM1463336v1, whole genome shotgun sequence genome has a window encoding:
- the LOC127792623 gene encoding expansin-B3 yields MPKRMEGRRLFAQFLCFFSMVVVVVQCWVVSGVPLRHVPDPHWYPATATWYGSPDGDGSDGGACGYGSLVDVRPLRARVGAASPALFKGGEGCGACYKVKCLDKSICSRRAVTVIITDECPGGYCSGGRVHFDLSGAAFGRMAVAGDGNQLRNRGEISVIYRRTPCKYPGKNIAFHVNEGSTDYWLSLLVEFEDGDGDVGSMHIREASSTEWVEMRHLWGAYWCINGGPLRGPFSVKLTTLSTATTLSARDVIPRNWSPKATYTSRLNFFS; encoded by the exons ATGCCTAAAAGAATGGAGGGTCGCCGCCTGTTCGCCCAATTTCTCTGCTTCTTCTCTATGGTAGTGGTGGTAGTTCAGTGTTGGGTTGTTTCCGGCGTGCCTCTCCGCCACGTGCCTGACCCACATTGGTACCCCGCCACCGCCACCTGGTACGGCAGCCCCGACGGAGACGGCAGCGACGGGGGCGCGTGCGGGTACGGGTCGCTGGTGGATGTGAGGCCGCTGAGGGCAAGAGTAGGAGCGGCGAGCCCGGCGCTTTTCAAAGGCGGCGAAGGCTGTGGCGCTTGCTACAAAGTGAAGTGCCTGGACAAGTCCATTTGCTCCCGGAGGGCCGTGACAGTGATCATAACTGACGAGTGTCCCGGCGGCTACTGCTCCGGCGGGCGAGTCCACTTCGACCTCAGCGGCGCCGCCTTCGGCCGTATGGCCGTCGCAGGCGACGGCAACCAGCTCCGTAACCGAGGCGAGATCTCCGTCATCTACCGCCG gacGCCATGCAAGTATCCGGGAAAGAACATTGCCTTCCATGTAAACGAAGGATCGACAGATTACTGGCTTTCTCTTCTGGTTGAGTTCGAAGATGGGGATGGCGACGTCGGATCAATGCACATTAGAGAG GCGAGCTCAACAGAGTGGGTGGAGATGAGGCATCTGTGGGGGGCATATTGGTGCATAAATGGGGGGCCATTGAGAGGGCCATTCTCTGTGAAGCTGACCACTCTGTCCACAGCAACAACCCTCTCTGCAAGGGATGTCATCCCAAGGAACTGGTCCCCAAAGGCCACTTACACTTCTCGCCTTAATTTCTTCTCTTAA
- the LOC127792622 gene encoding clathrin light chain 2-like — MASFDDDSYATGNINNDDLEEIQPPPPPYDNDGYDSGIASQPYDFDLPSATADDHAPHPPIYAADDFASAGDHHIHNNLHSPETYGFGSAPNPDYSFEPTVPQSDGTGKPYDIGADTDGLFTASEGPLLPDPTEMREQGAAFREWRRQNAIYLEEKEHREKEMRTQIFNEAEEFKRAFYEKRKINCETNKAHNREREKLYLTNQEKFHKEADKQYWKAIAEIIPREVANIEKRGRKKDDERKPSVTVIQGPKPGKPTDLARMRQLILKLKQKPPSHMLPPPPPPAKDDKDAKDAKDEKNAAPAAAEEGKDDKDGKGTLKAAAAAAAEDAAAKPASPTKNANPAAADKPVSPSKNAVATDGFTATAKQEGPAATDEKQVAETESATTA; from the exons ATGGCGTCGTTTGACGATGACTCATACGCCACCGGCAACATCAACAACGACGACCTAGAAGAAATccagccgccgccgccgccctaCGACAACGACGGCTACGACTCTGGCATCGCTTCCCAGCCCTACGACTTCGACCTCCCCTCCGCCACCGCCGACGATCACGCTCCTCACCCGCCTATATACGCGGCGGACGATTTCGCTTCGGCCGGCGACCACCACATCCACAACAATCTTCATTCGCCGGAGACCTACGGTTTTGGCTCGGCACCAAACCCTGACTACTCGTTCGAACCGACCGTTCCCCAATCGGATGGCACTGGCAAGCCTTACGATATTGGAGCTGACACGGATGGCCTCTTCACCGCTTCCGAAGGTCCTCTCCTTCCAGACCCCACCGAGATGCGGGAGCAAGGTGCTGCATTTCGCGAGTGGCGTCG CCAAAATGCCATTTATCTGGAGGAAAAGGAGCACAGGGAGAAGGAGATGAGAACCCAGATTTTTAATGAAGCAGAGGAGTTTAAGCGAGCTTTCTACGAGAAAAGAAAGATTAATTGTGAGACCAATAAGGCCCATAATAGAGAACGAGAGAAG CTTTACTTGACCAACCAAGAGAAATTCCACAAAGAAGCTGACAAACAGTACTGGAAAGCGATAGCAGAGATCATTCCTCGCGAGGTAGCTAATATTGAGAAAAGAGGACGAAAGAAGGATGATGAAAGGAAGCCTTCAGTAACCGTCATTCAGGGTCCGAAGCCTGGCAAACCCACTGATCTTGCCAGAATGCGGCAACTTATTTTGAAGCTAAAGCAGAAGCCTCCATCTCACATGCTACCTCCCCCACCACCCCCGGCAAAGGATGACAAAGATGCAAAAGATGCAAAGGACGAGAAAAATGCAGCGCCAGCAGCGGCCGAAGAAGGAAAGGATGACAAGGACGGGAAAGGCACGCtcaaagcagcagcagcagcagcagctgagGATGCCGCTGCCAAACCTGCCTCGCCCACGAAAAATGCCAATCCTGCTGCTGCAGACAAACCCGTTTCACCTTCTAAAAATGCTGTTGCCACGGATGGTTTCACTGCAACAGCCAAACAGGAAGGTCCTGCTGCAACTGATGAGAAACAAGTCGCGGAAACTGAATCGGCTACAACAGCCTGA